In Mycetocola zhujimingii, one DNA window encodes the following:
- a CDS encoding phosphodiesterase — protein sequence MIERTAEYPRPDHFLLHISDTHLLAGGNRLYGSVDSEQHLRQVFTELEASGGRPEAIIFTGDLADKGEPDAYERIRRIVDPAASRLGSQVIWVMGNHDKREAFRAGLFNEVPTSRPVDRVYDVNGLRVITLDTSVPGHHYGEVSSDQLDWLAEELSVPAPDGTILALHHPPVPSVLDLAASVELRDQGSLAEVLEGTDVRSILGGHLHYSSMATFAGIPVSVASATCYTQDLTVPVGGTRGRDGARAFNLVHVYPNTVLHSVVPLGSFPTLDYIDPQESAKRLDVLGVHIAAPITGEPVPTQTAPTPVHRSAPPTESIPVLV from the coding sequence GTGATAGAGCGCACGGCCGAGTATCCGAGGCCGGACCACTTCCTTCTGCACATCAGCGACACTCACCTTTTGGCCGGAGGTAACAGGCTTTACGGCTCGGTCGACAGCGAGCAACACCTCAGGCAGGTGTTCACCGAGCTCGAAGCCTCAGGGGGTCGGCCGGAGGCCATCATCTTCACCGGGGACCTCGCCGACAAGGGCGAGCCGGACGCCTACGAGCGCATCAGGCGCATTGTGGATCCGGCGGCGAGTCGGCTGGGTTCGCAGGTGATCTGGGTCATGGGCAACCACGACAAACGAGAAGCTTTCCGCGCCGGTCTGTTCAACGAGGTGCCGACCTCGAGGCCCGTTGACCGGGTCTACGACGTCAATGGGCTGCGCGTCATCACGCTCGACACCTCGGTTCCTGGCCACCACTACGGCGAAGTATCGAGCGACCAGCTCGACTGGCTTGCCGAGGAGCTTTCGGTGCCTGCGCCGGACGGAACGATCCTCGCGTTGCATCACCCACCGGTGCCGAGCGTGCTCGACCTCGCAGCCAGCGTTGAACTCCGTGACCAGGGCAGTCTTGCTGAAGTGCTCGAGGGCACCGACGTCCGGAGCATCCTCGGTGGTCACCTGCATTACTCGTCGATGGCGACGTTTGCAGGTATCCCGGTGTCAGTGGCATCCGCCACCTGTTACACCCAGGACCTCACCGTCCCGGTCGGTGGAACCCGCGGGCGTGACGGTGCCCGGGCGTTCAACCTCGTGCACGTGTATCCCAACACTGTGCTGCACTCGGTTGTGCCGCTTGGCTCGTTCCCAACGCTCGATTACATCGATCCGCAGGAGAGCGCAAAGCGTCTCGACGTGCTCGGTGTTCACATCGCCGCGCCGATTACCGGCGAGCCGGTTCCGACGCAGACGGCTCCGACACCCGTTCACCGGAGCGCTCCGCCAACGGAGTCGATCCCGGTTCTCGTCTAG
- a CDS encoding phytoene desaturase family protein codes for MVAGILREMSEPDAIVVGAGPNGLAAAVTLARAGLSVRVYERADTIGGGSRTSEATLPGFRHDTCSAVHPMALASEFFSRFGLTDRIPFALPELSYAQPLDSGRAGLAWHSLDRTVEDLGRDGASWRQLFEPLVSHGSSVAGFVGSSLLRVPKHPITMARFGLRALEQGSPLWNVRWHDDAAPALLTGVLAHAIRPLPSLAPTAAGLVLATLAHAEGWPVPIGGSQSIVDAMAADVTAHGGEIVTGSEVTHLRELPPARAVLLDTSARGLVKIAGNRLPAGYARRLGKFRYGNAVAKVDFALSGPVPWANETLREAGTLHLGGTREEIATAEHDVASGRHPSNPYVLVSQPSVFDSTRAPEGQHTLWAYTHVPAGSTEDRTEAITRQIERFAPGFRDLILASAHKSAVEYESYNPNYVGGDISAGDVDMLQLVARPTLSLNPWRTPVAGLYLCSSSTPPGPGVHGMPGWNAALLALRDRFGITTPPSLSPTSDQLLGRQQ; via the coding sequence GTGGTCGCTGGCATACTGCGAGAGATGTCTGAGCCTGATGCAATCGTTGTCGGAGCGGGTCCGAACGGCCTCGCCGCCGCCGTCACACTGGCTCGAGCCGGTCTGTCCGTTCGCGTGTACGAGCGCGCCGACACCATCGGCGGCGGTTCACGCACCTCAGAGGCCACCCTTCCGGGATTCCGCCACGACACCTGCTCTGCCGTTCACCCGATGGCCCTGGCCTCCGAGTTCTTCTCCCGATTCGGGCTGACCGACCGCATCCCGTTCGCGCTTCCCGAGCTCTCCTACGCCCAGCCCCTCGACTCCGGGCGCGCCGGCCTCGCCTGGCACTCTCTCGACCGCACCGTCGAGGATCTCGGGCGTGACGGCGCCAGCTGGCGACAACTGTTCGAGCCGCTCGTCTCACACGGATCCTCGGTTGCGGGCTTCGTCGGAAGCAGCCTTCTTCGTGTGCCGAAGCATCCGATCACCATGGCCAGGTTCGGACTGCGGGCCCTGGAGCAGGGTAGTCCACTGTGGAATGTGCGCTGGCACGACGATGCCGCCCCCGCGCTGCTCACCGGCGTGCTCGCGCACGCGATCCGGCCGCTGCCGAGCCTCGCCCCGACCGCCGCCGGGCTCGTGCTCGCCACCCTCGCGCACGCTGAGGGCTGGCCGGTCCCGATCGGCGGCAGCCAGTCGATCGTCGACGCGATGGCGGCGGATGTCACGGCGCACGGTGGCGAGATCGTCACCGGTTCCGAGGTCACCCACCTCCGCGAGTTGCCCCCGGCCAGGGCTGTCCTGCTCGACACGAGCGCGCGCGGCCTCGTGAAGATCGCCGGGAACCGCCTACCCGCTGGTTACGCCAGGCGGCTGGGCAAATTCCGCTACGGCAACGCCGTTGCCAAGGTCGACTTCGCACTGTCAGGGCCTGTTCCCTGGGCCAACGAAACCCTGCGCGAGGCCGGCACGCTCCACCTCGGCGGTACCCGCGAGGAGATCGCAACCGCTGAGCACGACGTCGCCAGCGGACGGCATCCGTCGAATCCCTACGTCCTCGTGTCGCAGCCGAGCGTCTTCGATTCGACGCGAGCACCGGAGGGCCAGCACACACTGTGGGCGTACACACACGTTCCTGCGGGCTCCACCGAGGACAGGACCGAGGCGATTACCCGGCAGATCGAACGGTTCGCACCCGGTTTCCGCGACCTGATCCTCGCCAGCGCCCACAAGTCGGCCGTCGAGTACGAGTCGTACAACCCCAACTACGTCGGCGGCGACATCTCCGCCGGTGACGTTGACATGCTCCAGCTCGTCGCGCGCCCCACCCTCTCGCTGAACCCGTGGCGGACTCCGGTCGCCGGCCTGTACCTCTGCTCGTCATCGACCCCACCAGGGCCAGGCGTGCACGGAATGCCCGGCTGGAACGCGGCACTGCTCGCCCTCCGCGACAGATTCGGCATCACGACACCTCCCTCACTCTCGCCCACATCAGACCAGCTACTCGGAAGGCAGCAATGA
- a CDS encoding SRPBCC family protein has protein sequence MSVNYRLIHTSPERVFEVLANGWLYPSWVVGASRMRDVDDSWPTEGAQLFHSFGVWPFLINDSTSVLEWDPPRHMKVRARGWPIGVAHVTLDVKPRGENCVVRITEDAVEGPGRLIPEPIRRLMLHARNTETLQRLAYLAEGGATAN, from the coding sequence ATGAGCGTCAACTATCGACTCATCCACACGAGCCCGGAACGCGTCTTCGAGGTACTGGCCAACGGATGGCTCTACCCGAGCTGGGTCGTCGGTGCGTCGCGAATGCGAGACGTCGATGACTCCTGGCCCACCGAAGGGGCCCAGCTGTTCCACTCGTTCGGCGTCTGGCCCTTCCTCATCAACGACTCGACCTCTGTGCTGGAGTGGGATCCGCCCCGGCACATGAAGGTCCGCGCCCGCGGCTGGCCGATCGGAGTGGCGCACGTCACCCTCGACGTGAAGCCTCGCGGGGAAAACTGTGTCGTGCGTATCACCGAAGACGCCGTCGAGGGTCCCGGTCGCCTCATCCCGGAGCCCATCCGCCGGCTGATGCTGCACGCGCGCAACACGGAAACGCTGCAGCGCCTCGCCTATCTCGCCGAGGGCGGCGCAACCGCCAACTGA